The following are from one region of the Streptomyces changanensis genome:
- a CDS encoding DEAD/DEAH box helicase → MAFNHLPAAMHDALGALSVTPVTHSVSMARNHRPSRPPENGDARPSPGTVLDRLTARANRAARITHTEHLPPREGRHAVWPDRIRPEVINAIHLAGVDHPWAHQAVAAEHALDGESVVIATGTASGKSLAYLAPVLSALLDGSEAANGRGATALYLSPTKALAADQRRAVKALAAPLGTRIRPAVYDGDTPVEEREWVRQYANYVLTNPDMLHRGILPSHPRWSSFLRALRYVVIDECHTYRGVFGSHVAQVLRRLRRLCARYGSEPVFLLASATAAEPAAAACRLTGLPVREVADDASPRGELVFALWEPPLTELRGEHGAPVRRTATAETADLLTDLTVQGVRSVAFVRSRRGAELISVIAQERLAEVDRSLARRVAAYRGGYLPEERRALEQALHSGELLGLAATTALELGIDVSGLDAVVIAGYPGTRASLWQQAGRAGRSGEGALAVLVARDDPLDTYLVHHPEALFRRPVESTVLDPDNPYVLAPHLCAAAAEVPLTDGDLELFGPSAPGLLPQLEGAGLLRRRASGWYWTRRERAADLADIRGAGGTPVRIVEAGTGRLLGTVDAAAAHTTVHEGAVHLHQGRTYLVRRLDLQDSVALVEEADPPYSTTARDTTSISVLETDTRIPWGDGRLCYGSVEVTNQVVSFLRRRVITGEVLGETKLDLPPRTLRTRAVWWTVTEDQLDAARVNPEQLGGALHAAEHASIGLLPLFATCDRWDIGGVSVPLHPDTLLPTVFVYDGHPGGAGFAERAFHTARAWLGATREAIASCECEAGCPSCIQSPKCGNGNEPLHKRGAVRLLTELLRAAPEDPPNQAAPSEDPPGPEHPPSPASPPNPSNPSNPSNPSSEEWPPGPATPPEGRPGT, encoded by the coding sequence ATGGCATTCAATCACTTACCAGCAGCCATGCACGACGCCTTGGGAGCATTGTCCGTCACGCCGGTGACACACTCGGTGTCGATGGCCAGGAATCACCGCCCCAGTCGTCCTCCCGAGAACGGGGACGCCCGCCCCTCTCCCGGAACGGTCCTCGACCGGCTCACCGCGAGGGCGAACCGGGCTGCGCGCATCACTCATACGGAGCACCTGCCCCCGAGGGAGGGGCGCCATGCCGTGTGGCCCGACCGCATCCGCCCGGAAGTGATCAACGCCATTCACCTGGCCGGTGTCGACCATCCGTGGGCGCACCAGGCGGTGGCCGCCGAGCACGCCCTGGACGGCGAGTCGGTCGTGATCGCCACGGGCACGGCGTCCGGCAAGTCCCTCGCGTACCTCGCTCCGGTCCTGTCCGCGCTCCTGGACGGCTCGGAGGCGGCGAACGGCCGGGGCGCCACCGCCCTGTACCTCTCCCCCACCAAGGCGCTCGCCGCCGACCAGCGGCGCGCCGTGAAGGCGCTCGCCGCCCCGCTCGGCACCCGCATCCGGCCGGCCGTGTACGACGGCGACACGCCGGTCGAGGAACGCGAGTGGGTCCGCCAGTACGCCAACTACGTCCTGACCAACCCCGACATGCTGCACCGGGGCATACTGCCGTCCCACCCCCGCTGGTCCTCCTTCCTGCGCGCCCTGCGCTACGTCGTCATCGACGAATGCCACACCTACCGCGGGGTCTTCGGGTCGCACGTCGCCCAGGTCCTGCGCCGTCTGCGCCGCCTGTGCGCCCGCTACGGCTCCGAGCCGGTCTTCCTCCTCGCCTCCGCCACCGCCGCCGAACCGGCCGCCGCCGCGTGCCGCCTCACCGGCCTTCCGGTGCGGGAGGTCGCCGACGACGCCTCCCCGCGGGGCGAGCTCGTCTTCGCCCTGTGGGAGCCGCCGTTGACCGAGCTCCGGGGTGAGCACGGCGCGCCGGTACGGCGCACCGCCACCGCGGAGACCGCCGACCTGCTGACCGACCTGACCGTGCAGGGCGTGCGCTCGGTGGCGTTCGTCCGGTCGCGGCGGGGCGCCGAACTGATCTCGGTGATCGCCCAGGAGCGGCTCGCCGAGGTGGACCGCTCCCTCGCCCGCCGGGTCGCCGCCTACCGGGGCGGCTATCTGCCCGAGGAGCGGCGCGCCCTGGAACAAGCGCTCCACTCCGGCGAGCTCCTCGGTCTGGCCGCGACCACCGCCCTGGAGCTCGGCATCGACGTCTCCGGCCTGGACGCGGTCGTCATCGCCGGGTACCCCGGGACGCGTGCGTCCCTGTGGCAGCAGGCCGGGCGCGCCGGACGGTCCGGCGAGGGCGCCCTGGCCGTGCTCGTCGCCCGTGACGACCCGCTGGACACCTACCTCGTCCACCATCCGGAGGCGCTGTTCCGGCGACCGGTGGAGTCGACCGTCCTCGACCCGGACAACCCGTACGTGCTCGCCCCCCACCTGTGCGCGGCGGCGGCGGAGGTCCCGCTGACCGACGGCGACCTGGAGCTGTTCGGTCCGTCCGCCCCCGGCCTGCTGCCCCAGCTGGAGGGCGCCGGCCTGCTGCGCCGCCGGGCGTCCGGCTGGTACTGGACCCGCCGTGAGCGGGCGGCCGACCTCGCCGACATCCGGGGCGCCGGCGGTACCCCCGTGCGGATCGTGGAAGCCGGTACCGGCCGCCTCCTCGGCACCGTCGACGCGGCGGCCGCCCACACCACCGTCCACGAGGGCGCCGTCCACCTCCACCAGGGCCGCACGTACCTCGTTCGGCGCCTCGACCTGCAGGACTCGGTCGCCCTCGTCGAGGAGGCCGACCCCCCGTACTCCACCACCGCACGCGACACCACCTCCATCTCCGTCCTGGAGACCGACACCCGGATCCCGTGGGGTGACGGCCGGCTCTGCTACGGCTCCGTCGAGGTCACGAACCAGGTGGTCTCCTTCCTCCGCCGCCGGGTCATCACCGGCGAGGTGCTCGGTGAGACGAAGCTCGACCTCCCGCCGCGCACCCTGCGCACCCGGGCCGTGTGGTGGACGGTCACCGAGGACCAGCTCGACGCGGCCCGCGTGAACCCCGAGCAGCTCGGCGGGGCCCTGCACGCGGCCGAGCACGCCTCGATCGGCCTGCTGCCGCTCTTCGCCACGTGCGACCGCTGGGACATCGGCGGTGTGTCGGTCCCCCTGCACCCGGACACGCTGCTGCCGACGGTCTTCGTGTACGACGGGCATCCGGGCGGGGCCGGCTTCGCCGAGCGTGCCTTCCACACCGCCCGGGCGTGGCTCGGCGCGACCCGCGAGGCGATCGCGTCCTGCGAGTGCGAGGCGGGCTGCCCGTCCTGCATCCAGTCACCCAAGTGCGGCAACGGCAACGAGCCCCTCCACAAGCGCGGTGCGGTGCGCCTGCTCACCGAGCTGCTGCGGGCTGCCCCCGAGGACCCGCCGAACCAGGCGGCTCCCTCGGAGGACCCGCCCGGTCCCGAGCACCCGCCGAGCCCGGCGAGTCCACCGAACCCGTCGAACCCGTCGAACCCGTCGAACCCGTCGAGCGAAGAGTGGCCACCGGGCCCGGCCACGCCTCCGGAGGGCCGGCCCGGGACCTGA
- a CDS encoding STAS domain-containing protein has translation MDLSLSTRNVSGPGGDRTVVEVGGEIDVYTAPKLREQLVELVNDGSYHLVVDMEGVDFLDSTGLGVLVGGLKRVRAHEGSLRLVCNQERILKIFRITGLTKVFPIHTTVDEAVAATD, from the coding sequence GTGGACCTGTCCCTGTCGACTCGCAATGTGTCCGGCCCTGGTGGCGACCGTACGGTCGTCGAGGTCGGTGGCGAGATTGATGTGTATACCGCGCCCAAGCTGCGCGAGCAGTTGGTCGAGTTGGTGAACGACGGCAGCTACCACCTGGTCGTCGACATGGAGGGCGTGGACTTCCTGGACTCGACCGGCCTCGGCGTCCTGGTGGGCGGCCTGAAGCGGGTGCGTGCCCACGAGGGTTCGTTGCGCCTCGTCTGCAACCAGGAGCGCATTCTGAAGATTTTCCGGATCACCGGTCTGACGAAGGTGTTCCCGATCCACACGACGGTCGACGAGGCCGTCGCCGCCACCGACTGA
- a CDS encoding ATP-binding protein, which produces MATVELRFSAQPEHVRTARLVAAAVARRAGVDEAVLDEVRLAVGEACSRAVGLHRSNGVEAPVRVLLNEEEKAFSIEVGDEVPGAGVAAADAAGVPGSREGAPTQDFDDAEGEDQMGLAVISGLVDDVEVSAGEHGGLIRMSWPRPGSVEPS; this is translated from the coding sequence ATGGCCACCGTTGAACTCCGCTTCAGCGCCCAGCCCGAGCACGTCAGGACCGCCCGGTTGGTGGCGGCCGCCGTGGCGCGTCGGGCCGGGGTCGACGAAGCCGTGCTGGACGAGGTCAGGCTCGCCGTCGGCGAGGCCTGCTCCCGCGCCGTCGGCCTGCACCGCAGCAACGGCGTCGAGGCCCCCGTGCGCGTCCTCCTGAACGAGGAGGAGAAGGCCTTCTCCATCGAGGTCGGCGACGAGGTGCCCGGTGCCGGGGTCGCCGCGGCCGACGCCGCGGGAGTCCCCGGCTCGCGCGAGGGCGCGCCCACGCAGGACTTCGACGACGCGGAGGGCGAGGACCAGATGGGCCTCGCCGTGATCAGCGGGCTCGTGGACGACGTCGAGGTCTCCGCCGGCGAACACGGTGGACTCATTCGGATGAGCTGGCCCCGGCCGGGTTCGGTGGAACCCTCCTGA
- a CDS encoding sodium-translocating pyrophosphatase yields MAGLFDPQQSYDSISLAAAVLTDGNRTIVIVIAAVALLALVVAQLLVRQVLAAGEGTESMKKIAAAVQEGANAYLARQLRTVGIFAVVVFFLLLLLPADDWSQRAGRSLFFLVGALFSAVTGYIGMRLAVRANVRVAAAAREATPAPGESEKDLTAVSHKAMKIAFRTGGVVGMFTVGLGLLGASCVVLVYAADAPKVLEGFGLGAALIAMFMRVGGGIFTKAADVGADLVGKVEQGIPEDDPRNAATIADNVGDNVGDCAGMAADLFESYAVTLVAALILGKAAFGDLGLVFPLIVPAIGVVTAMIGVFAVAPRRADRSGMSAINRGFFASAVISLVLVAVAAFVYLPSSFAELKGVTDAAVQAHDGDPRLLALAAVAIGIVLAALIQQLTGYFTETDRRPVKDIGKSALTGPATVILAGVSIGLESAVYTALLIGLSVYGAFLLGGTSIMLALFAVALAGTGLLTTVGVIVAMDTFGPVSDNAQGIAEMSGDVQGAGAQVLTDLDAVGNTTKAITKGIAIATAVLAAAALFGSYRDAIATAVADVGARATELTLSMDISQPNNLVGLILGAAVVFLFSGLAINAVSRSAGAVVYEVRRQFREHPGIMDYSEKPEYGRVVDICTKDALRELATPGLLAVMAPIAVGFTLGVGALGAYLAGAIGTGLLMAVFLANSGGAWDNAKKLVEDGHHGGKGSEAHAATVIGDTVGDPFKDTAGPAINPLLKVMNLVALLIAPAIVQFGHGADASPGVRAVIATVAILVIIAAVYASKRRSVAGGDDDDTPRRVANPPDEVTPAR; encoded by the coding sequence ATGGCGGGGCTCTTCGACCCACAGCAGTCCTACGACTCGATCTCTCTCGCCGCCGCGGTTCTCACCGATGGGAACCGGACCATCGTGATCGTGATCGCGGCCGTGGCGTTGCTCGCCCTGGTCGTCGCCCAGCTGCTGGTTCGGCAGGTGCTGGCCGCCGGCGAGGGCACCGAATCCATGAAGAAGATCGCCGCCGCGGTCCAGGAGGGCGCGAACGCCTATCTGGCCCGGCAATTGAGGACCGTGGGGATCTTCGCGGTCGTCGTGTTCTTCCTCCTGTTGCTCCTTCCGGCGGACGACTGGTCGCAGCGGGCGGGGCGCTCCCTGTTCTTCCTCGTCGGCGCCCTTTTCTCCGCCGTCACCGGATACATCGGCATGCGCCTCGCGGTCCGCGCCAATGTGCGGGTCGCGGCGGCGGCGCGTGAGGCGACCCCCGCGCCCGGCGAGTCGGAAAAGGATCTGACGGCCGTCTCGCACAAGGCCATGAAGATCGCTTTCCGTACGGGCGGCGTCGTCGGCATGTTCACCGTCGGCCTCGGCCTCCTCGGCGCCTCCTGTGTCGTCCTCGTCTACGCGGCCGACGCGCCCAAGGTCCTGGAGGGCTTCGGCCTCGGCGCCGCCCTGATCGCCATGTTCATGCGTGTCGGCGGCGGCATCTTCACCAAGGCGGCCGACGTCGGCGCCGACCTCGTCGGCAAGGTCGAGCAGGGCATCCCCGAGGACGACCCGCGCAACGCCGCCACCATCGCCGACAACGTCGGGGACAACGTCGGCGACTGCGCGGGCATGGCCGCCGACCTCTTCGAGTCGTACGCCGTCACGCTGGTCGCCGCGCTGATCCTCGGCAAGGCCGCCTTCGGCGACCTCGGCCTCGTCTTCCCGCTGATCGTGCCGGCGATCGGCGTCGTCACCGCCATGATCGGCGTGTTCGCGGTCGCACCGCGGCGCGCGGACCGCAGTGGGATGTCGGCGATCAACCGCGGGTTCTTCGCCTCCGCGGTGATCTCCCTCGTCCTGGTCGCCGTCGCCGCGTTCGTCTACCTGCCCTCCTCCTTCGCGGAGCTGAAGGGCGTCACCGACGCCGCCGTCCAGGCCCACGACGGCGACCCGCGGCTGCTGGCGCTGGCCGCCGTCGCGATCGGCATCGTCCTGGCCGCGCTGATCCAGCAGCTCACGGGGTACTTCACCGAGACCGACAGGCGGCCCGTGAAGGACATCGGGAAGTCCGCGCTGACCGGCCCCGCCACCGTGATCCTCGCGGGCGTCTCCATCGGTCTGGAGTCGGCCGTCTACACGGCGCTGCTCATCGGCCTCTCCGTCTACGGGGCGTTCCTCCTCGGCGGTACGTCGATCATGCTGGCGCTGTTCGCCGTGGCACTCGCCGGCACCGGGCTGCTCACCACGGTCGGCGTGATCGTCGCGATGGACACCTTCGGGCCCGTCTCCGACAACGCGCAGGGCATCGCGGAGATGTCCGGCGACGTCCAGGGCGCCGGCGCGCAGGTCCTCACCGACCTCGACGCCGTCGGCAACACCACCAAGGCCATCACCAAGGGCATCGCCATCGCCACGGCCGTCCTGGCCGCCGCGGCGCTGTTCGGGTCGTACCGGGACGCCATCGCCACCGCCGTCGCCGACGTCGGGGCCCGGGCGACCGAGCTGACGCTCAGCATGGACATCTCGCAGCCCAACAACCTCGTGGGCCTCATCCTGGGCGCCGCGGTCGTCTTCCTCTTCTCCGGCCTGGCGATCAACGCCGTCTCGCGATCGGCCGGAGCGGTCGTCTACGAGGTGCGGCGCCAGTTCCGCGAGCACCCGGGGATCATGGACTACTCCGAGAAGCCGGAGTACGGGCGGGTCGTGGACATCTGCACCAAGGACGCGCTGCGGGAATTGGCGACCCCGGGCCTGCTCGCCGTGATGGCCCCCATCGCGGTCGGCTTCACCCTGGGCGTCGGGGCGCTCGGCGCGTACCTCGCCGGTGCGATCGGTACGGGCCTGCTGATGGCCGTCTTCCTGGCGAATTCGGGCGGCGCCTGGGACAACGCCAAGAAGCTCGTCGAGGACGGGCACCACGGCGGCAAGGGCAGCGAGGCACACGCCGCGACGGTCATCGGCGACACGGTCGGCGACCCCTTCAAGGACACGGCGGGGCCGGCGATCAACCCGCTCCTGAAGGTCATGAACCTCGTGGCGCTGCTCATCGCGCCCGCCATCGTGCAGTTCGGCCACGGGGCGGACGCCAGCCCGGGAGTGCGGGCCGTGATCGCGACGGTGGCGATCCTCGTGATCATCGCGGCGGTGTACGCGTCGAAGCGCCGCTCCGTGGCCGGGGGCGACGACGACGACACGCCTCGGCGTGTCGCGAACCCGCCGGACGAGGTGACGCCCGCCCGCTGA
- a CDS encoding prolipoprotein diacylglyceryl transferase yields MNKKLVAALSSGAVLVLVLSGCSDDGDDDRGKVDAWAKTFCDQAKPQIQKRADAQQTIISTAADGKPADVQAADSKAFQDIADTDRALAKAVQDAGVPPVENGEKLQQDAVKELNSTATAYENLKKRVSALDPKDQQKFADGLQGVADGLKRIEKMDQDALAKLQSGELGQAMAKQPGCQKPKTSVAPTKTSGPAAKPGAGASASPSTAPSGGGTTPSQAASAKPSTASAKPSTTASGASE; encoded by the coding sequence GTGAACAAGAAGCTTGTAGCCGCGCTGTCCAGCGGTGCGGTGCTCGTACTGGTGCTGTCGGGCTGCAGCGACGACGGTGACGACGACCGCGGCAAGGTGGACGCCTGGGCCAAGACGTTCTGCGACCAGGCGAAGCCGCAGATCCAGAAGCGGGCCGACGCCCAGCAGACCATCATCTCGACGGCGGCCGACGGCAAGCCCGCCGACGTCCAGGCGGCGGACTCGAAGGCGTTCCAGGACATCGCCGACACGGACCGGGCGCTCGCCAAGGCGGTCCAGGACGCGGGCGTCCCGCCCGTCGAGAACGGCGAGAAGCTCCAGCAGGACGCCGTGAAGGAGCTCAACTCCACCGCGACGGCCTACGAGAACCTGAAGAAGCGCGTCTCCGCCCTCGACCCGAAGGACCAGCAGAAGTTCGCCGACGGCCTCCAGGGCGTCGCCGACGGGCTGAAGCGGATCGAGAAGATGGACCAGGACGCGCTGGCCAAGCTCCAGTCGGGCGAACTGGGCCAGGCCATGGCCAAGCAGCCGGGCTGCCAGAAGCCGAAGACGTCCGTCGCGCCGACGAAGACGAGCGGCCCGGCCGCCAAGCCCGGCGCGGGCGCGTCGGCGTCCCCGTCCACGGCACCCTCCGGCGGCGGCACGACCCCGTCCCAGGCCGCGTCCGCGAAGCCCTCGACGGCGTCCGCCAAGCCCTCGACGACGGCGAGCGGCGCGTCCGAGTAG
- a CDS encoding DUF7059 domain-containing protein, translating to MSTTSLTTSLPVPDHASRLRTAFLAADFTADGLLDRLGATAYAALARSETVPALRATRGDGVLDTLVRLFLLQRPVPYERAGEALPLDEALADGWVIRDGDDVRAVVDVRPYGGPEGQDWFIVSDLGCAVGGASGAGGKGEGVVLGVGGASTTLAGLTVRTPVASALDLGTGSGIQALHATQHATRVTATDLNPRALEFTRLTLALSAAPEVDLKAGSLFEPVAAERYDLIVSNPPFVISPGARLTYRDGGMGGGDDLCRTLVRQAGERLNDGGYAHFLANWQHVEGQEWQERVRSWVPAGCDAWIVQREVQDVTQYAELWLRDAGDHRETPEEYAARYEEWLDAFEASGTRAVGFGWITLRRTGADVPSVVVEEWPHPVEQPLGETVRAHFARQDYLRTRDDAALLADRFVLAPEVVQEQVGLPGAEDPEHVILRQNRGMRRATKVDTVGAGFAGVCDGSLSAGRILDAIAQLMGEDPVVLRDRTPKAIRLLVEEGFLEPAGQEAAPA from the coding sequence GTGAGTACGACCAGCCTGACCACCAGCCTCCCGGTGCCGGACCACGCCTCCCGTCTGCGCACCGCCTTCCTGGCCGCCGACTTCACCGCCGACGGGCTGCTCGACCGGCTCGGGGCCACCGCCTACGCCGCCCTCGCCCGCAGCGAGACGGTGCCCGCCCTGCGCGCCACCCGCGGGGACGGGGTCCTGGACACGCTCGTGCGGCTGTTCCTCCTCCAGCGGCCCGTGCCGTACGAGCGGGCCGGCGAGGCCCTCCCGTTGGACGAGGCGCTCGCCGACGGCTGGGTGATACGGGACGGCGACGACGTCCGGGCCGTGGTCGACGTCCGGCCGTACGGCGGACCGGAAGGTCAGGACTGGTTCATCGTCTCCGACCTCGGCTGCGCCGTGGGCGGCGCGAGCGGGGCCGGCGGCAAGGGCGAGGGCGTCGTCCTCGGCGTGGGCGGTGCCTCCACCACGCTCGCCGGGCTCACCGTCCGCACGCCGGTCGCCTCCGCGCTCGACCTCGGCACCGGCTCCGGCATCCAGGCACTGCACGCCACGCAGCACGCCACGCGTGTGACGGCGACCGATCTCAACCCGCGCGCACTGGAGTTCACCCGGCTGACCCTCGCGCTCTCCGCTGCCCCGGAGGTCGACCTGAAGGCGGGCTCGCTCTTCGAGCCGGTGGCGGCGGAGAGGTACGACCTCATCGTGTCGAACCCGCCGTTCGTCATCTCCCCCGGAGCCCGACTCACCTACCGGGACGGCGGGATGGGCGGCGGCGACGACCTGTGCCGCACGCTCGTCCGGCAGGCGGGGGAGCGCCTCAACGACGGCGGCTACGCCCACTTCCTCGCCAACTGGCAGCACGTCGAGGGGCAGGAGTGGCAGGAACGCGTCCGCTCCTGGGTCCCGGCCGGGTGCGACGCCTGGATCGTGCAGCGCGAGGTCCAGGACGTCACGCAGTACGCGGAGTTGTGGCTGCGCGACGCCGGGGACCACCGCGAGACGCCGGAGGAGTACGCGGCGCGGTACGAGGAGTGGCTCGACGCGTTCGAGGCGAGCGGCACCAGGGCCGTGGGGTTCGGCTGGATCACCCTGCGCAGGACCGGCGCGGACGTGCCGTCCGTCGTCGTCGAGGAGTGGCCGCACCCGGTCGAGCAGCCGCTCGGCGAGACGGTGCGCGCCCACTTCGCCCGCCAGGACTACCTGCGGACGCGCGACGACGCGGCCCTGCTCGCCGACCGCTTCGTGCTCGCCCCCGAGGTGGTGCAGGAGCAGGTCGGCCTGCCGGGCGCGGAGGACCCCGAGCACGTCATCCTCCGGCAGAACCGCGGCATGCGGCGGGCGACCAAGGTCGACACGGTCGGAGCGGGCTTCGCGGGCGTCTGTGACGGGTCGCTCAGCGCCGGACGGATCCTGGACGCCATCGCCCAGCTCATGGGTGAGGACCCGGTCGTCCTCCGCGACCGCACCCCGAAGGCGATCCGCCTCCTCGTGGAGGAGGGCTTCCTGGAGCCCGCCGGACAGGAGGCAGCGCCGGCCTGA
- the topA gene encoding type I DNA topoisomerase: MSPTRETAEGGRRLVIVESPAKAKTIKSYLGPGYVVEASVGHIRDLPNGAAEVPEKYTGEVRRLGVDVEHDFQPIYVVNADKKAQVRKLKEQLAESDELYLATDEDREGEAIAWHLLEVLKPKVPVHRMVFHEITKDAIQQAVANPRELNKRMVDAQETRRILDRLYGYEVSPVLWKKVMPRLSAGRVQSVATRLVVERERERIAFRSAQYWDLTGTFGTGRPGDVSDPSTLTARLASVDGRRVAQGRDFGSDGRLKGDQVLHLDEANARALAAGLADAAFSVRSVESKPYRRSPYAPFRTTTLQQEASRKLGFGAKATMQVAQKLYENGFITYMRTDSTTLSETAVAAARAQVTQLYGADYLPSAPRTYAGKVKNAQEAHEAIRPSGDRFRTPAETGLTGDQFRLYELIWKRTVASQMKDAVGNSVTVRIGGRSSDGRDAEFSASGKTITFHGFMKAYVEGADDPNAELDDRERRLPQVTEGDALTGEEITADGHATKPPARYTEASLVKELEEREIGRPSTYASILGTILERGYVFKKGTALVPSFLSFAVVNLLEKHFGRLVDYDFTAKMEDDLDRIARGEAQAVPWLKRFYFGETVPGGGFAQGGAAADAGNGDGDHLGGLKELVTDLGAIDAREISSFPVGDGIVLRVGRYGPYIERGTKDEEGHQRADVPDDLAPDELTVEHAEELLAKPSGEFELGNDPATGHMIVAKDGRYGPYVTEILPEGTPKTGKNAVKPRTASLFKSMALDTVTLDDALKLMSLPRVVGTDAEGVEITAQNGRYGPYLKKGTDSRSLESEDQLFTITLDEALAIYAQPKARGRAAAKPPLKELGNDPVSERPVVVKDGRFGPYVTDGETNATLRSDDSVETITPERGFELLAEKRAKAPAKKTAKKTAAKKTTAKKTAAKKTTTAKTAAKKTTAKKATATTSTAVGTATAKKAAAKKATTRKTAAESAAPDA; the protein is encoded by the coding sequence TTGTCCCCGACACGCGAGACCGCAGAGGGCGGCCGCCGACTCGTCATCGTCGAGTCGCCTGCCAAGGCGAAGACGATCAAGAGCTACCTCGGCCCCGGCTACGTAGTCGAGGCGAGCGTCGGGCACATCCGCGACCTCCCCAACGGCGCCGCCGAGGTGCCGGAGAAGTACACCGGCGAGGTGCGCCGCCTCGGTGTGGACGTCGAACACGACTTCCAGCCGATCTACGTCGTCAACGCCGACAAAAAAGCCCAGGTCAGGAAGTTGAAGGAGCAGCTCGCCGAGTCGGACGAGCTCTACCTGGCCACCGATGAGGACCGCGAGGGCGAGGCCATCGCGTGGCACCTCCTGGAGGTCCTCAAGCCCAAGGTCCCCGTCCACCGGATGGTCTTCCACGAGATCACCAAGGACGCGATCCAGCAGGCCGTCGCCAACCCGCGCGAGCTGAACAAGCGCATGGTCGACGCCCAGGAGACCCGCAGGATCCTGGACCGGCTGTACGGGTACGAGGTCTCGCCGGTCCTGTGGAAGAAGGTCATGCCCCGACTGTCCGCCGGCCGCGTGCAGTCCGTCGCCACCCGGCTCGTCGTCGAGCGGGAGCGCGAGCGCATCGCGTTCCGCTCCGCCCAGTACTGGGACCTCACCGGCACCTTCGGTACCGGCCGCCCCGGCGACGTCTCCGACCCCTCGACGCTCACCGCCCGCCTGGCCTCGGTCGACGGCCGCCGCGTCGCCCAGGGCCGTGACTTCGGCTCCGACGGCCGCCTCAAGGGCGACCAGGTGCTGCACCTCGACGAGGCGAACGCCCGCGCCCTGGCCGCCGGGCTCGCCGACGCGGCCTTCAGCGTCCGTTCGGTCGAGTCCAAGCCCTACCGCCGCTCCCCGTACGCGCCGTTCCGCACCACGACCCTCCAGCAGGAGGCGAGCCGCAAGCTCGGCTTCGGCGCGAAGGCGACGATGCAGGTCGCGCAGAAGCTGTACGAGAACGGCTTCATCACCTACATGCGCACGGACTCCACCACGCTCTCCGAGACGGCCGTCGCCGCGGCCCGCGCGCAGGTCACGCAGTTGTACGGCGCCGACTACCTGCCGTCCGCGCCCCGGACGTACGCGGGCAAGGTGAAGAACGCGCAGGAGGCGCACGAGGCGATCCGCCCCTCCGGCGACCGCTTCCGCACGCCCGCCGAGACCGGGCTGACCGGCGACCAGTTCCGGCTGTACGAGCTGATCTGGAAGCGGACCGTCGCCTCCCAGATGAAGGACGCCGTCGGCAACTCCGTCACCGTCCGGATCGGTGGCAGGTCCTCGGACGGCCGGGACGCCGAGTTCAGCGCCTCCGGCAAGACGATCACCTTCCACGGGTTCATGAAGGCGTATGTCGAGGGCGCCGACGACCCGAACGCCGAGCTGGACGACCGAGAGCGCCGCCTCCCGCAGGTCACCGAGGGCGACGCCCTGACCGGCGAGGAGATCACGGCCGACGGCCACGCCACCAAGCCGCCCGCCCGCTACACCGAGGCGTCGCTGGTCAAGGAGCTGGAGGAGCGCGAGATCGGCCGCCCCTCGACGTACGCGTCGATCCTCGGCACGATCCTGGAGCGCGGCTACGTCTTCAAGAAGGGCACGGCGCTCGTCCCGTCCTTCCTCTCCTTCGCCGTCGTCAACCTGCTGGAGAAGCACTTCGGCCGGCTCGTCGACTACGACTTCACCGCGAAGATGGAGGACGACCTCGACCGGATCGCCCGCGGCGAGGCGCAGGCCGTGCCGTGGCTGAAGCGCTTCTACTTCGGCGAGACGGTGCCCGGCGGCGGGTTCGCCCAGGGCGGCGCGGCCGCCGACGCGGGCAACGGCGACGGCGACCACCTCGGCGGTCTGAAAGAGCTGGTCACGGACCTCGGCGCCATCGACGCCCGGGAGATCTCCTCCTTCCCGGTCGGCGACGGCATCGTGCTGCGCGTCGGCCGTTACGGCCCCTACATCGAGCGCGGGACGAAGGACGAGGAGGGCCACCAGCGGGCCGACGTCCCCGACGACCTCGCTCCCGACGAGCTCACCGTGGAGCACGCGGAGGAGCTGCTGGCGAAGCCCAGCGGCGAGTTCGAGCTGGGCAACGACCCGGCGACCGGGCACATGATCGTCGCGAAGGACGGCCGCTACGGCCCGTACGTCACCGAGATCCTCCCCGAGGGCACCCCGAAGACCGGCAAGAACGCGGTGAAGCCGCGCACGGCCTCCCTCTTCAAGTCGATGGCGCTCGACACGGTGACCCTGGACGACGCGCTCAAGCTGATGTCGCTGCCGCGCGTCGTCGGCACCGACGCCGAGGGCGTGGAGATCACCGCGCAGAACGGCCGCTACGGCCCGTACCTGAAGAAGGGCACGGACTCGCGGTCCCTGGAGAGCGAGGACCAGCTCTTCACCATCACCCTGGACGAGGCCCTCGCGATCTACGCCCAGCCCAAGGCGCGCGGTCGCGCGGCGGCCAAGCCGCCGTTGAAGGAACTGGGCAACGACCCGGTGAGCGAGCGCCCCGTCGTCGTCAAGGACGGCCGCTTCGGCCCGTACGTCACGGACGGCGAGACGAACGCGACGCTCCGCAGCGACGACAGCGTGGAGACGATCACGCCGGAGCGCGGCTTCGAGCTGCTCGCCGAGAAGCGGGCCAAGGCGCCGGCGAAGAAGACCGCCAAGAAGACGGCGGCCAAGAAGACGACGGCGAAGAAGACCGCGGCGAAGAAGACGACCACGGCGAAGACGGCGGCGAAGAAGACCACCGCCAAGAAGGCGACCGCCACGACATCGACGGCGGTCGGGACGGCCACGGCGAAGAAGGCGGCGGCGAAGAAGGCGACGACGAGGAAGACGGCGGCGGAGTCCGCCGCGCCCGACGCGTAG